Proteins encoded in a region of the Populus nigra chromosome 3, ddPopNigr1.1, whole genome shotgun sequence genome:
- the LOC133690106 gene encoding small ribosomal subunit protein uS4y-like, translating to MVHVSFYRNYGKTFKKPRRPYEKERLDAELKLVGEYGLRAKRELWRVQYALSRIRNAARMLLTLDEKNQRRIFEGEALLRRMNRYGLLEESQNKLDYVLALTVENFLERRLQTLVFKAGMAKSIHHARVLIKQRHIRVGRQVVNIPSFMVRVDSQKHIDFSLTSPFGGGRPGRVKRKNQKAASKKAAGGDGDEEDEE from the exons ATGGTTCACGTCTCCTTTTATCGGAACT ATGGGAAAACTTTTAAGAAGCCAAGGCGTCCTTATGAGAAGGAACGTTTGGATGCCGAGCTGAAGCTCGTCGGAGAGTATGGGCTCCGTGCCAAGAGGGAGCTCTGGAGGGTTCAGTATGCTTTGAGTCGCATTCGCAATGCTGCCAGAATGCTTCTCACCCTTGACGAGAAGAACCAGCGCCGTATTTTTGAGGGTGAGGCGCTTTTGAGGAGGATGAATAGGTATGGGCTTTTGGAAGAGAGCCAGAACAAGCTCGATTATGTGTTGGCTCTCACCGTGGAAAACTTTCTCGAGCGCCGCCTCCAGACTCTTGTTTTCAAGGCTGGTATGGCTAAGTCCATCCACCATGCCAGGGTGCTCATCAAACAGAGGCACATTAG GGTTGGGAGGCAGGTGGTCAACATTCCATCCTTCATGGTGAGAGTTGACTCGCAGAAGCACATTGATTTCTCACTCACGAGCCCCTTTGGTGGTGGACGCCCTGGTAGAGTGAAGCGAAAGAACCAGAAGGCTGCTTCCAAGAAGGCTGCTGGTGGAGATGGAGATGAAGAGGATGAAGAATGA